From a single Adhaeribacter swui genomic region:
- a CDS encoding OBAP family protein yields MNRLGLIGVVGTCILLSCGGENTSSYVKSPGAEKSTKTKVLETGADVMQDKTPLKKLNMYLDGFHFYNGNMKGQMEAHHYCTKINEDLTQCVMYDGNGENAKIMGVEYIVSEKLFRTLPMAERELWHSHAYEVKSGELIAPGIPDVAEHELMEQIVSTYGKVIHTWHTDRDLGLPMGIPQIMMGFTKDGQLDPKLLADRDARFKVKAAEKRQQRADIPVPKLVPGANAWEQGKVKQLQVTSEPNNAAHAH; encoded by the coding sequence ATGAACAGATTAGGTCTTATAGGTGTGGTGGGTACCTGTATATTGCTAAGTTGCGGGGGCGAAAATACCAGCTCGTACGTAAAATCGCCGGGGGCAGAAAAATCTACGAAAACCAAGGTGCTGGAAACCGGCGCTGATGTAATGCAGGATAAAACGCCGCTAAAAAAATTAAACATGTACCTGGACGGATTTCATTTTTATAACGGCAATATGAAAGGCCAGATGGAAGCCCACCATTACTGCACCAAGATTAACGAAGATTTAACCCAATGCGTGATGTACGATGGCAACGGCGAAAATGCCAAAATAATGGGCGTAGAGTACATTGTGTCGGAGAAATTATTCCGCACTTTGCCCATGGCCGAACGGGAGCTATGGCACAGCCACGCTTACGAAGTTAAATCGGGGGAGTTAATTGCCCCGGGCATACCCGACGTGGCAGAACACGAGTTAATGGAACAAATTGTATCTACGTACGGCAAAGTAATTCATACCTGGCACACCGACCGCGACTTGGGACTACCCATGGGCATTCCGCAGATAATGATGGGTTTTACCAAAGACGGACAACTCGACCCAAAACTACTGGCCGACCGGGATGCACGGTTTAAGGTAAAAGCCGCCGAAAAGCGACAGCAACGTGCCGATATTCCTGTGCCTAAACTTGTACCCGGAGCAAATGCCTGGGAGCAAGGTAAAGTAAAACAACTGCAAGTTACTTCGGAGCCCAATAACGCAGCCCACGCGCATTAA
- a CDS encoding PAS domain-containing hybrid sensor histidine kinase/response regulator, whose amino-acid sequence MVWKPSMDGSTTVINRKAIHTVNTGHHDNLKFVEPRELPKMASTPEQLLLEIFHLDERLTLVAAPSGEIIFANKAFGQLVSINPQLLLGKNYLSLLYPDLKLIAAQRDLNQRVIQTKEIFRSEEKYVGPDKEEKWFLSSKQPITVIQETYLLVQLTEVTLDRINKPYSVEQQEFSTLVTENSSDFIGLHYSDGKILNYSANSKEIFDYETAELINSDPVNLIHPDDLPLIQEQRTKVLEEKQPGLLPHYRVRKKSGEYIWFETAIKWIKDEAGQFTYFISTSRDITERKKVEAALEKSEKKYRDLVSYSQAIIFTHTLDGTILTTNPIMQNILGYTELELTGLPFTDILRPKDRERYQEYLRDIRQHDKIVDVITVLDKQNQPKHLLFHNIKVNEPEVEPYIIAFAQDITERLEAEEELKRAKTKAEISAKSKEQFLANMSHEIRTPMNGIIGMASLLKKTPLDQSQQNYLRLIQESAQNLLVIINDVLDIAKIESGKLQFEEIPFNVNDILKSAQQSLIYKAEEKDILLDLKLLKLEHPIVKGDPYRLTQILINLLSNAIKFTQVGKVELAAEVIHESIFDYTLRVSVTDTGIGIASNKINTIFESFVQANTDTARKYGGSGLGLTICKNLVELQGGQIWVKSKPGKGTTFTFEITYAKVHQEPVTLENTPQIDYSSLSACKVLLAEDNAINQFMAESILHGWGVTVDIANNGKEAMALHEQANYDLILMDIQMPVMDGVEATRLIRQMVDPVKAQIPIIALTANALKGDSEIYLQAGMDDYMSKPYEEEKLFLKIAQNIRHSNLVIEPESEATKPETKPSMLPVENQYNLSLIQNLAKGDQSFVNQMVSMIITLIPEALQKMQAHTAAGEWYELSQVAHSIKPAVDTLMLPTIREQIVKIETDARNGKQVAHIPTEVSNVAQILQKVIAQLQQDFPDTDSQA is encoded by the coding sequence ATGGTCTGGAAACCGAGCATGGATGGTAGTACCACTGTTATTAACCGTAAGGCTATCCATACAGTTAATACCGGGCACCATGATAATTTAAAATTTGTAGAACCCAGAGAGCTGCCCAAAATGGCAAGTACCCCCGAACAGCTATTATTAGAAATCTTTCATCTGGACGAACGGTTAACGCTTGTTGCCGCACCTTCCGGCGAAATTATTTTTGCTAATAAAGCATTTGGCCAGTTAGTTTCTATTAATCCGCAATTATTGCTCGGTAAAAATTACTTATCGCTTCTTTACCCGGATTTAAAATTAATCGCCGCACAGCGCGACCTTAACCAGCGGGTAATTCAAACAAAAGAAATTTTTCGTTCCGAAGAAAAGTATGTTGGTCCGGATAAAGAGGAAAAATGGTTTTTAAGCAGCAAACAGCCTATAACCGTTATTCAGGAAACGTACTTGCTGGTACAACTAACCGAAGTTACCCTGGATAGAATAAATAAACCTTATTCGGTAGAGCAGCAAGAATTTTCAACTTTAGTAACAGAAAATTCATCTGATTTTATCGGCTTACATTACTCCGACGGAAAAATTTTAAATTATTCGGCAAACAGCAAAGAAATCTTTGATTATGAAACCGCAGAATTAATTAATAGTGATCCGGTAAACCTTATTCACCCGGATGATCTGCCGCTAATCCAAGAGCAAAGAACTAAAGTATTAGAAGAAAAACAACCGGGTTTACTGCCACATTATCGGGTTCGTAAAAAATCAGGAGAATACATTTGGTTCGAAACCGCCATTAAATGGATTAAAGACGAAGCAGGGCAATTTACTTATTTCATAAGCACTTCGCGGGATATTACCGAACGGAAAAAAGTAGAGGCCGCTCTCGAAAAGAGTGAAAAAAAATACCGGGATTTAGTAAGTTACAGCCAGGCCATTATTTTTACCCATACCCTCGACGGCACTATTTTAACTACTAACCCGATTATGCAGAACATATTGGGTTATACGGAACTTGAGTTAACTGGCCTTCCTTTCACCGATATTCTTCGCCCGAAAGATCGGGAACGTTACCAGGAATACCTGCGCGACATTCGCCAACACGATAAAATTGTAGATGTAATAACCGTACTGGATAAGCAAAACCAGCCAAAACATTTACTGTTTCATAACATAAAAGTAAACGAACCGGAAGTAGAGCCTTATATTATTGCATTTGCCCAGGATATTACCGAGCGTTTAGAGGCGGAAGAGGAACTAAAAAGAGCCAAAACCAAAGCTGAAATTTCGGCTAAATCGAAGGAACAATTTTTGGCCAACATGAGCCACGAAATCCGGACTCCGATGAACGGGATTATCGGGATGGCCTCTTTATTAAAGAAAACTCCTTTAGATCAATCGCAACAAAACTACCTGCGGTTAATTCAGGAGTCGGCACAAAACCTGTTGGTTATTATTAATGACGTACTCGATATTGCCAAGATAGAATCGGGCAAATTACAATTCGAAGAAATTCCTTTTAACGTAAACGATATTTTAAAATCGGCGCAACAATCTTTAATATATAAAGCCGAAGAAAAAGATATCTTGCTGGATTTAAAATTATTAAAATTAGAACACCCCATTGTTAAAGGCGACCCTTACCGGCTCACGCAGATTTTAATTAATTTACTAAGCAACGCCATAAAATTTACGCAAGTTGGTAAAGTAGAATTGGCCGCCGAAGTAATCCACGAAAGCATCTTTGACTATACCTTACGTGTTTCTGTAACAGATACGGGCATTGGCATTGCTTCGAATAAAATAAATACCATTTTCGAGAGTTTTGTACAGGCAAATACCGATACGGCCCGCAAATACGGCGGTAGCGGTTTGGGATTAACCATTTGTAAAAATCTGGTAGAGCTACAAGGCGGCCAAATTTGGGTAAAGAGCAAACCGGGTAAAGGAACAACCTTTACTTTTGAAATAACTTACGCCAAAGTTCACCAAGAACCGGTAACGCTGGAGAATACTCCCCAAATTGATTATAGCAGCTTAAGCGCTTGTAAAGTATTACTGGCGGAAGACAATGCCATTAACCAGTTTATGGCTGAATCTATTTTACACGGTTGGGGGGTAACGGTTGACATTGCCAATAATGGGAAAGAAGCTATGGCCCTGCACGAGCAAGCAAACTATGATCTTATTTTAATGGATATTCAGATGCCGGTAATGGATGGCGTAGAAGCCACCCGCTTAATCCGGCAAATGGTCGATCCGGTAAAGGCGCAAATTCCTATAATTGCGTTAACTGCCAATGCTTTAAAAGGCGACAGCGAAATTTACCTGCAAGCAGGCATGGATGATTACATGTCGAAACCTTACGAAGAAGAAAAGTTATTTTTAAAAATAGCGCAGAATATTCGTCATAGTAACCTGGTAATTGAGCCCGAAAGCGAAGCAACAAAACCAGAAACAAAACCCTCCATGTTACCCGTTGAAAACCAATACAATTTAAGTTTAATCCAGAACCTGGCCAAAGGGGATCAATCTTTTGTGAACCAGATGGTTTCTATGATTATAACGTTAATACCGGAAGCACTTCAAAAAATGCAGGCACATACGGCAGCCGGCGAATGGTACGAATTAAGCCAGGTAGCCCATAGCATTAAACCTGCGGTAGATACTTTAATGCTACCCACTATCCGGGAACAAATCGTAAAAATTGAAACCGATGCCCGCAATGGTAAACAAGTAGCCCATATACCAACAGAAGTTAGCAATGTTGCCCAAATCCTGCAAAAAGTTATAGCGCAATTGCAGCAAGATTTTCCGGATACCGACTCGCAGGCGTAA
- the metE gene encoding 5-methyltetrahydropteroyltriglutamate--homocysteine S-methyltransferase, with protein MKTNVLGYPRIGSRRELKKACENYWSGKSSLSELVNTGKAIRQHNWKLQKDAGIDLIPSNDFSFYDQVLDMSLTVGAIPQRYYEVIRQEGNTDLDLYFAMARGYQKNGLDITAMEMTKWFDTNYHYIVPEFHANQQFKLFSTKIIDEFYEAKQLGIITKPVLLGPVSYLLLGKEKEAGFHRLDLLKNLLPVYLDILEKLKAYQVDWVQFDEPCFALNLSPEEQQAIKYAYTEIKKRFPYLKTILTNYFDCYGENLKTALSLPVNALHLDLVRCPSQLDDILESNLLKQHVQLSLGVVDGRNIWKNDFQQSLALIKKAAAKIGTANLMIASSCSLLHVPCDLDLEINAEGLLPEIKQWLAFAKQKLAEIVTLQELVSGKDSPRSAEKLQENIAAIHRRQTSALIHDSAVKQRVKAITEQDTARKNEFTVRRQAQRKSLNLPLFPTTTIGSFPQTPEVRSWRAKFKKGELSQSEYNQLIQRETEATIRFQEDIDLDVLVHGEFERNDMVEYFGEQLAGFVFTQNGWVQSYGSRCVKPPIIYGDVYRPASMTVQWTKFAQSLTNKWVKGMLTGPVTILQWSFVRNDQPRSQTCTQIALAIRDEVLDLEQAGIKIIQIDEPAIREGLPLRQADWPNYLQWAVQAFRLAASGVQDTTQIHTHMCYSEFNDIIQNIADMDADVITIECSRSQMELLDAFADFQYPNEIGPGVYDIHSPRVPAQSEMVNLLEKAKKVIPADQIWINPDCGLKTRQWPETKEALTEMVAAAKFLRKTINNTLTL; from the coding sequence ATGAAAACAAATGTTTTAGGCTATCCGCGCATTGGTAGCCGCCGCGAACTCAAAAAAGCCTGCGAAAACTACTGGTCAGGCAAATCTTCTCTTTCGGAACTGGTAAATACCGGCAAAGCCATCCGGCAGCACAATTGGAAGCTGCAAAAAGATGCCGGCATTGACTTAATACCCTCCAATGACTTTTCTTTTTATGACCAGGTTCTGGATATGTCGCTTACGGTAGGCGCTATCCCGCAACGTTACTACGAGGTAATTCGCCAGGAAGGTAACACGGACTTAGATCTTTACTTTGCTATGGCCCGAGGTTATCAAAAAAATGGCTTAGACATAACTGCCATGGAAATGACTAAATGGTTCGATACCAATTATCATTACATCGTTCCGGAGTTTCACGCCAATCAGCAATTCAAACTTTTCTCCACTAAAATCATTGATGAGTTTTACGAAGCAAAACAATTAGGAATTATAACTAAACCGGTTTTACTCGGTCCTGTATCGTACTTACTACTGGGAAAAGAAAAAGAAGCCGGCTTCCATCGCTTGGATTTGCTTAAAAACTTACTGCCGGTATATCTGGATATTCTGGAAAAGTTAAAAGCTTACCAAGTAGATTGGGTACAATTTGATGAACCTTGTTTCGCTCTGAATTTAAGTCCGGAAGAACAACAAGCTATTAAATACGCCTATACAGAAATTAAGAAACGTTTTCCATACCTGAAAACAATTCTTACCAATTACTTTGATTGTTATGGCGAAAATTTAAAAACTGCCCTATCCTTACCAGTAAACGCCCTGCATTTAGATCTGGTACGCTGCCCGTCGCAGTTAGATGATATCCTGGAAAGTAATTTATTAAAACAACATGTGCAATTATCTTTAGGTGTAGTGGATGGTCGCAACATCTGGAAAAATGACTTTCAGCAATCGTTAGCGCTCATTAAAAAAGCCGCGGCAAAAATTGGAACTGCTAACCTGATGATTGCTTCCTCCTGTTCTTTGTTACATGTTCCTTGTGACTTAGATCTGGAAATTAATGCGGAAGGATTATTACCAGAAATAAAACAGTGGCTGGCTTTTGCCAAGCAAAAGCTCGCGGAAATAGTAACCTTGCAAGAATTGGTGAGTGGTAAAGATTCTCCTAGGTCAGCTGAAAAACTACAGGAAAATATAGCGGCTATTCACCGGCGGCAAACCTCGGCGCTTATTCATGATTCTGCGGTAAAACAACGCGTTAAGGCAATTACTGAACAGGACACTGCACGAAAAAACGAGTTTACTGTTCGCCGCCAAGCTCAGCGGAAATCTTTGAACTTGCCGTTATTTCCTACTACCACCATTGGTTCTTTTCCGCAAACACCCGAAGTAAGAAGCTGGCGCGCTAAATTTAAGAAAGGAGAGCTGAGTCAGTCGGAATACAACCAATTGATTCAACGGGAAACCGAAGCAACTATTCGTTTTCAGGAAGACATTGACTTGGATGTATTAGTACACGGGGAGTTTGAACGCAATGATATGGTAGAATATTTTGGAGAACAGCTAGCCGGGTTTGTTTTTACCCAAAATGGCTGGGTACAAAGTTACGGGAGCCGGTGTGTGAAACCGCCCATTATCTACGGCGACGTTTACCGTCCTGCTTCTATGACGGTGCAATGGACCAAGTTTGCCCAATCATTAACAAATAAATGGGTAAAAGGGATGTTAACGGGACCGGTTACCATCTTGCAATGGTCCTTTGTGCGTAATGACCAACCTCGTTCCCAAACCTGCACGCAAATAGCTTTGGCTATCCGGGATGAAGTACTTGATCTTGAGCAAGCCGGTATTAAAATTATTCAAATTGATGAGCCAGCAATCCGGGAAGGCTTGCCTTTACGCCAAGCCGATTGGCCGAACTATTTGCAATGGGCCGTCCAGGCGTTCCGGCTAGCCGCCAGCGGGGTGCAGGATACCACCCAAATTCACACGCACATGTGCTATTCCGAATTTAATGATATTATTCAAAATATCGCCGACATGGATGCGGATGTGATCACCATTGAATGTTCGCGTTCGCAAATGGAGTTACTAGATGCTTTTGCTGATTTTCAGTACCCGAATGAAATTGGTCCCGGAGTATATGATATTCATTCGCCCCGGGTACCAGCCCAAAGCGAAATGGTAAACTTGTTAGAAAAAGCCAAAAAAGTAATTCCGGCTGATCAAATATGGATTAACCCGGATTGTGGCTTAAAAACCCGGCAATGGCCCGAAACCAAGGAAGCGCTAACCGAAATGGTAGCCGCTGCTAAATTCCTGCGGAAAACCATTAACAATACCCTAACACTTTAA
- a CDS encoding T9SS type A sorting domain-containing protein, with protein sequence MQPTSDGGYIVGGYSESNRSGDKSQANKGQVSTYDYWIVKLKADGTKSWDKTIGGSHFELLTALQQTQDGGYILGGYSTSEKSGDKSEDNKGKEFSTDYWIVKLNADGSKAWDKTFGGNKEDNLTSLQQTQDGGFILSGTSTSDKSGDKTQAGKGIWIVKLQANGTKVWDRTIIGGGENKIQQTPDGGYLLGSTSGYGIFGEKTDVGKGETDYWIVKLKADGTKDWDKAYGGTSYEQFQDIRPTSDGGYLLGGSSYSDKGGDKSEASRNGKNYQDWLIYDYWVIKIKADGSKEWDRTLGGSADDRLKVLIETKEGTYLLGGTSGSPISGDKTETSSDYNVDYWVVKLKANGSKIWDKTLGGEQEDELTALQQVADGNFILGGTSFSGASKDKSEPNRGECESNCSTDYWLVKIDNSGANLKQYIVFNPIPYKILGDMPFTLSATASSGLPVSFKVVSGPATLKGNILTLTGVGTVTIKATQAGSATYLSAEATQTFLVQPVSLIRKGWDKTYGGSAEDVLTTMVATTDGGYLVGGTSNSGKSGDRSQAGAGKDYWIIKVDRSGKKQWDKSYGGNYQDKLATIITTPDGGYLLGGTSESTISGDKTEAVRGGADYWLVKIDSTGKKEWDKTLGGNNEDILNAVLPTPDGGYLVGGTSNSTHSGDKSQASKGLQDYWVVKITGTGRKLWDKTFGGGAAENLASLAICSNGDYLLGGSSGSGYSGDKEQSKRGIIDYWLVRITASGTKIWDKAYGGIKSSYRDPGTDPTDTTNAYVNYYGTSTLSAIVATTDGGFLLGGTSNAATGREKSEDNLGKNYTARNKYWVVKIDDKGNKVWDKTYAGGLFESTNGIGANTYTVYSGDSDLKAIVSTPDNGFLLAGNSTSTIGKDKTEALRGDFNDYWAVKIDAQGRKQWDKSLGGLRYDFLAAAVNGSAGGFVLGGASDSDMGGDKSEFNRTEKGVKQYDYWLVQILDENTPLANWNMRYGGSGNDLFTSVIKTSDGGYLSGGYTNSGVSGDKTQANRGENDYWIVKSDKNGKKLWDKRFGGSGNDYLNLVIQTQDKGYLLAGSSFSGIGGDKSQDSRGDRDYWIVKTDAKGNKQWDKRFGGTGADELKQVLQTAKGEYLLAGTSNSPVGGDKSQNSQGGQDFWVLKVNSEGELLWDKRFGGFQDDILEGLAPTVSDGFLLGGRSASGRSGDKTQSSRGGNDYWLVRITSTGQKVWDKRFGGSGTDDLMVVSRSGANSGDFIIAGHSTSGLGGDKSQDSRGGKDFWLLKINGDGQKLFDKRFGGSQDEGLRSILRTSDGGYLLAGRSESDVSGDQSEPSQGGNDYWLVKTSSTGMLQWDKRVGGSGEDELRTAIQTSDGGYLLGGRSSSGVSGDRTQPSQGGTDYWLVKIASPATSQVVAREVTLLPKPAAEIKEVQVEAFPNPSSDKLTMRFRIPETQTATLKVYDLQGRAIAVLFEDEAQANQLYQVEWEAQKQAPGMYLLQLQTTTNRSQSKVLLVR encoded by the coding sequence GTGCAACCAACCAGTGATGGAGGCTACATTGTAGGTGGCTATTCCGAATCGAATAGAAGTGGTGATAAATCGCAAGCCAATAAGGGTCAAGTATCAACTTACGATTACTGGATCGTCAAGCTAAAAGCCGATGGCACGAAGAGCTGGGATAAAACGATTGGAGGTTCTCATTTTGAATTATTAACCGCTTTGCAGCAAACCCAGGATGGCGGCTACATTCTAGGTGGCTATTCCACTTCGGAAAAAAGCGGTGATAAATCAGAAGATAATAAAGGTAAAGAATTTTCTACTGATTACTGGATTGTGAAGTTAAATGCCGATGGAAGTAAAGCCTGGGATAAAACCTTTGGAGGCAATAAGGAGGATAACTTAACTTCGCTACAGCAAACCCAGGATGGCGGTTTCATTCTGAGTGGGACATCCACTTCGGATAAATCCGGGGATAAAACCCAAGCCGGTAAAGGTATCTGGATTGTGAAGCTACAAGCAAACGGCACGAAAGTATGGGACCGAACTATTATAGGTGGCGGAGAAAATAAAATTCAACAAACCCCCGACGGCGGCTATTTACTGGGCTCTACCTCTGGATACGGAATATTTGGGGAAAAAACGGATGTGGGTAAAGGCGAAACAGACTACTGGATTGTAAAGTTAAAGGCAGATGGGACAAAAGACTGGGACAAAGCCTATGGTGGAACCAGTTACGAACAATTTCAAGATATTCGACCAACTAGCGATGGCGGCTATCTTCTGGGTGGAAGTTCCTATTCTGATAAAGGCGGGGACAAGTCGGAAGCCAGTAGAAACGGGAAAAACTACCAGGATTGGCTTATTTATGACTACTGGGTAATAAAAATAAAAGCCGATGGTTCCAAAGAATGGGACAGGACCTTGGGTGGCTCCGCAGATGACCGCTTAAAAGTACTAATAGAAACCAAAGAAGGTACCTATTTACTGGGGGGAACTTCGGGCTCTCCGATTAGTGGCGATAAAACAGAAACATCCAGTGATTATAATGTAGATTACTGGGTAGTAAAATTAAAGGCTAACGGCTCTAAAATTTGGGATAAAACGTTGGGAGGGGAACAAGAGGATGAGCTGACTGCTCTCCAGCAAGTGGCAGACGGTAATTTTATTTTGGGCGGAACATCTTTCTCGGGAGCCAGTAAGGATAAGAGTGAACCTAACCGGGGCGAATGTGAAAGTAATTGCTCAACGGATTACTGGTTAGTGAAAATCGATAACAGTGGGGCTAACTTGAAACAATATATTGTTTTTAATCCTATTCCTTACAAAATCCTAGGCGATATGCCCTTTACGCTTTCAGCCACGGCTAGCTCAGGGTTACCCGTTTCTTTTAAAGTGGTATCGGGCCCAGCAACTTTAAAGGGGAATATACTAACGCTTACCGGAGTGGGCACTGTAACCATTAAAGCTACCCAGGCGGGCAGTGCTACCTATTTATCCGCAGAAGCTACGCAAACCTTTTTGGTGCAGCCAGTTTCCTTAATCAGAAAAGGTTGGGATAAGACTTACGGAGGCAGCGCGGAAGATGTGCTCACGACCATGGTGGCGACCACCGACGGTGGCTATTTAGTAGGTGGCACCTCTAATTCAGGTAAATCCGGTGACCGGAGCCAAGCAGGGGCCGGAAAAGATTACTGGATCATAAAAGTAGATCGCTCAGGCAAAAAGCAGTGGGATAAAAGTTATGGTGGCAACTATCAGGATAAATTAGCAACTATTATAACCACTCCGGATGGCGGTTACCTGCTAGGTGGCACTTCGGAATCGACTATTTCAGGCGACAAAACGGAAGCCGTTCGAGGTGGCGCAGATTACTGGTTAGTAAAAATAGATAGTACCGGTAAAAAGGAGTGGGATAAAACTTTGGGAGGCAACAACGAAGATATTTTAAACGCAGTTTTACCTACTCCCGACGGCGGTTATCTGGTGGGTGGGACTTCTAATTCTACACATTCCGGGGATAAAAGTCAGGCCAGCAAAGGCCTGCAGGATTATTGGGTGGTTAAAATAACTGGAACCGGAAGAAAACTTTGGGATAAAACTTTTGGAGGCGGTGCGGCCGAAAATTTAGCTTCCCTAGCTATTTGTTCCAATGGAGACTATCTACTAGGTGGTTCATCCGGCTCCGGTTATAGCGGGGACAAAGAACAAAGTAAGCGTGGTATAATTGATTATTGGCTGGTGCGAATAACTGCTTCTGGCACGAAGATTTGGGATAAAGCTTACGGTGGTATAAAAAGCTCTTACCGCGATCCGGGAACTGACCCGACGGACACCACTAATGCTTATGTCAATTATTATGGTACCTCCACCCTTTCCGCGATTGTCGCTACGACAGATGGGGGCTTCTTGTTAGGCGGTACTTCTAATGCCGCAACCGGAAGGGAAAAAAGTGAAGATAATCTAGGTAAAAATTATACGGCCCGGAATAAGTACTGGGTAGTTAAGATTGATGATAAAGGAAATAAGGTGTGGGATAAAACTTATGCCGGCGGCCTTTTCGAATCCACCAACGGTATTGGTGCCAATACTTATACCGTATACAGTGGCGATTCCGATCTCAAAGCTATTGTTTCTACACCGGATAATGGATTCTTACTAGCAGGCAATTCTACTTCGACCATAGGTAAAGACAAGACGGAAGCATTAAGGGGTGATTTTAACGATTATTGGGCAGTTAAGATTGATGCCCAAGGCAGGAAACAATGGGATAAATCATTAGGTGGATTGAGGTACGATTTTCTGGCAGCGGCAGTTAATGGTTCAGCCGGCGGGTTTGTCTTGGGTGGAGCATCTGATTCGGATATGGGTGGCGATAAAAGTGAATTTAATCGTACCGAAAAAGGGGTTAAACAATACGATTATTGGCTAGTACAAATCCTAGACGAAAATACCCCGCTTGCAAATTGGAATATGCGTTACGGAGGTTCTGGTAATGACCTTTTTACCTCGGTAATTAAAACCAGTGACGGGGGATATTTATCTGGCGGATACACCAATTCCGGCGTAAGCGGTGATAAAACGCAGGCTAACCGGGGAGAAAATGACTACTGGATTGTAAAATCAGATAAGAATGGTAAAAAACTCTGGGACAAACGTTTTGGCGGCAGCGGAAATGATTACCTGAACCTGGTTATTCAAACTCAGGATAAAGGTTACCTTTTAGCCGGTAGTTCTTTCTCCGGAATTGGTGGTGATAAAAGCCAGGATAGCCGGGGCGATCGGGATTACTGGATCGTGAAAACGGATGCTAAAGGTAACAAACAATGGGATAAGCGCTTTGGCGGTACAGGTGCGGACGAGCTAAAACAAGTGTTACAAACTGCTAAAGGCGAATACCTGCTGGCGGGTACCAGTAACTCTCCGGTGGGTGGCGACAAGAGTCAAAATAGCCAAGGAGGGCAAGACTTCTGGGTTCTTAAAGTAAATAGCGAGGGAGAGCTGTTGTGGGATAAACGTTTTGGCGGTTTCCAGGACGATATTCTTGAAGGTTTAGCACCCACGGTAAGTGACGGATTTTTATTGGGTGGCCGGTCTGCTTCGGGTCGGAGCGGTGACAAAACGCAATCTAGCCGGGGCGGTAACGATTACTGGCTGGTCCGGATTACCAGTACCGGCCAGAAAGTGTGGGATAAGCGTTTTGGCGGTTCGGGCACAGACGACCTGATGGTGGTGAGCAGGTCCGGTGCTAATTCAGGTGATTTTATCATTGCTGGTCATAGTACTTCCGGCTTAGGTGGCGATAAGAGCCAAGATAGCCGAGGAGGAAAGGATTTTTGGCTACTCAAAATCAATGGTGATGGTCAGAAGTTGTTTGATAAACGTTTTGGGGGTAGCCAGGATGAAGGATTACGTTCTATTTTGCGCACCAGTGATGGTGGCTACTTGCTCGCTGGACGCTCCGAATCGGACGTAAGTGGCGACCAGAGTGAACCGAGCCAGGGCGGTAATGATTATTGGCTGGTGAAGACCAGTAGCACCGGGATGCTACAATGGGATAAGCGGGTTGGTGGCAGCGGTGAAGATGAATTACGTACCGCTATCCAGACCAGCGATGGCGGGTACTTGTTAGGTGGTCGGTCTTCCTCTGGAGTAAGTGGTGATCGAACTCAGCCTAGCCAAGGGGGAACGGATTACTGGCTCGTGAAAATAGCTTCACCGGCTACTTCTCAAGTCGTGGCCCGGGAAGTGACGCTGTTGCCAAAACCAGCAGCAGAAATAAAAGAAGTACAAGTCGAAGCTTTTCCCAACCCTTCTTCCGACAAACTTACCATGCGCTTTAGAATTCCGGAAACGCAAACTGCTACTCTAAAAGTGTATGACCTGCAGGGGCGCGCAATAGCTGTTCTGTTTGAGGATGAAGCTCAGGCAAATCAACTGTATCAGGTAGAATGGGAAGCGCAAAAACAAGCCCCGGGTATGTACTTGCTGCAATTGCAAACGACTACTAACCGCAGCCAGTCTAAAGTATTGCTCGTCCGATAA